A genomic stretch from Larus michahellis chromosome 7, bLarMic1.1, whole genome shotgun sequence includes:
- the LOC141746376 gene encoding alpha-aspartyl dipeptidase-like, whose protein sequence is MGGPRRLLLVSNSTLHGGGYLGHCQQHIKSFLGEKVKRVLFVPYALHDRDGYARTAREKFESLGYGLDSIHESCDPVEAVRKSEAIFIGGGNTFRLLKALYDNSLIEEIRKRVLEEGIPYMGSSAGTNVATISINTTNDMPIVYPPSLQALGLVPFNINPHYLDPDVKSTHMGETREERIRQYHEEPNTPPVLGLREGAMLLVEGDKATLQGVTGARLFLRGKKPTEHEPGTDFSFLLIDSNLQNP, encoded by the exons ATGGGGGGCCCACGGCGCTTGCTGCTGGTCTCCAACTCCACCCTGCACGGAGGGGGTTACCTGGGCCACTGCCAGCAGCACATCAAGAGCTTCCTCGGGGA GAAAGTGAAGCGGGTGCTGTTCGTTCCCTACGCCCTGCACGACCGAGATGGCTACGCCCGGACAGCCAGGGAGAAGTTTGAAAGCTTGG GTTATGGGCTGGACAGCATTCATGAATCTTGTGATCCAGTGGAAGCTGTAAGGAAATCTGAAGCAATATTTATTG GAGGTGGCAACACATTCCGTCTCCTGAAAGCTCTCTATGACAACAGTCTGATAGAGGAGATCAGGAAAAGAGTTCTTGAG GAGGGGATTCCTTACATGGGATCCAGCGCAGGAACTAACGTTGCCACCATCAGCATCAATACTACCAATGACATGCCAATTGTTTAtccaccttccctgcaggccCTGGGTTTAGTTCCTTTTAATATTAACCCCCACTACCTGGACCCAGATGTTAAAAGCACTCACATGGGT GAGACAAGAGAGGAAAGAATTCGTCAGTATCACGAAGAACCAAACACCCCTCCAGTTCTG GGCTTGCGGGAAGGTGCGATGCTGCTAGTGGAAGGAGACAAAGCCACCTTGCAAGGAGTGACAGGAGCACGTCTGTTTTTGAG GGGTAAGAAACCAACTGAACATGAGCCTGGAACAGATTTCAGTTTCCTCCTGATTGACAGTAATCTCCAGAATCCGTAG